Within Hydrogenophaga sp. PAMC20947, the genomic segment CGATGCTTCGCCCAAAGAAGGCTTTCATGCAGTAGACCCCGACACCAACATGAACCCCCACACCATCACCGCCGCCCTGCGCGCGGCCGGTGCGGCGGTCGAGGCCACCGATCTGGTGCTGGGCGGCAAGGCGGCCACCGCATTTTGCTGCGTGCGCCCACCGGGGCACCATGCCGAACGCCAGGCCGCCATGGGTTTTTGCTTCTTCAACAACGTCACCGTGGGCATGCGCCACGCACTCGATGTGCATGGTCTGGAGCGCGTGGCCTTGATCGACTTTGATGTGCACCACGGCAACGGCAGCGAAGACATCTTGCGCGGTGACGACCGTGTGCTCATGTGCTCGATTTTTGAGAAGGGCCTCTACCCCTTCAACGGTGAAAGTGCCATCGGCGACAACATGGTGAATGTGGGCCTGCCCAGCCGCAGCGGCGGCGAAGCCTTTCGCGGAGCCGTCACCCAACACTGGTTGCCCGCACTCCACGCCTTCAAGCCGCAGCTCATCTACATTTCTGCCGGATTCGACGCCCACCGCGAAGACGACATGGGCAACCTTGGCCTGGTGGAGGCCGACTACGAATGGGTCACCCAGCAGATCATGGACGTCGCCAACCAGCACTGCCAGGGCCGTGTCATCTCGTGCCTGGAAGGGGGCTATGTGCTGAGCCCACTTGCGCGCAGTGTGGCCGCCCATGTCAGGGTGTTGATCGGCGCGGGCTGATCCGGTACAACGAAAAATTCAACGAGACAAATAGACTCAAAAATCCAACCGCAGCCCTAGCGACAAGACGCAGCGAGACAACGGACAAATATCCGCCCCAAAACTTCTGCTTTTCCGCACACGGGCGAAAGCCAGGTGTGCCACTCTGTTCTCATGGACAAACACTACCTGACCCCTCTGTTCCAACCCGAGGTCATCGCCGTTTTTGTAGGCAAAAACGGCGATCCGGAACACCAGATCCCCCAAGCCCGTGCACTGGTGGAATCCATCACCGCCCAGCGCTTCAGCGGCAAGCTGATCTTCATCGATCCCCACACCACCGGCACCCTCGCCGATCTGGCCCAGACGCGGGCCGATCTCGCCATCATCGTCTTGCCCCCCAAAGAAGCGC encodes:
- a CDS encoding histone deacetylase family protein, whose amino-acid sequence is MLSAYITHPDCALHDMGNHHPECPERLGAINDHLLVKGLLDYMIPYDAPLATLDQLGRAHASNYVSELIDASPKEGFHAVDPDTNMNPHTITAALRAAGAAVEATDLVLGGKAATAFCCVRPPGHHAERQAAMGFCFFNNVTVGMRHALDVHGLERVALIDFDVHHGNGSEDILRGDDRVLMCSIFEKGLYPFNGESAIGDNMVNVGLPSRSGGEAFRGAVTQHWLPALHAFKPQLIYISAGFDAHREDDMGNLGLVEADYEWVTQQIMDVANQHCQGRVISCLEGGYVLSPLARSVAAHVRVLIGAG